The Zygosaccharomyces rouxii strain CBS732 chromosome G complete sequence genome contains a region encoding:
- a CDS encoding Zn(II)2Cys6 transcription factor (conserved hypothetical protein) — translation MLMIRRMIKVPKSLTTLAYLSKLDDNYGGERREMTKYTRSRNGCRKCKELKIKCDEQRPRCQNCIRRNFQPCDYSKVLQWGGRPGKKNNQQQLQGLVCKPTPKPSPLPTFQPDTLLQDLFVQNHQSIPSNCFDIENNNNENSDEYNDRLPLISTGDTSLHSLRTPWSASVAFSKIPLSSLQLPSPLPDVLLNTPHYLNLFEFYMRETAYLLVPLPRELYSDNPFCWRFGQMALACPTLLYLLLAFSANHRTMIATQKRKLELPSLEEPWNLESSSESSLAPFGDVETGNTLTNELLTITFNNLLVDLTNEQRRKSDCTLATIMMLAAFDIFFSDRRRKWRAHVNGAGRLIMERLCGSDCNMLTLQDSEEQTDLFFLTRWFSYLDIIGSLSSTSRVITTEKLQAIKYKSMLTDPSVLKSRRINLSDLEAGTGFEYTILSYLAEVSSLIKEKESEQDETGMERMSQEMLAKVLELDYEINTYLENSERERSQIYEKYYSKKPWENYRGYYNLRITNLIFGLTGSYQLKRRVLNLPLDSKIVQDLLVRITKLVDENVPLAASSTSCLSFCLFSCGCELLNDSMAQYRPIYMERIDALNKEGVNCAAMAKSIMEKCWKFKKNWWDILREENLDITFAI, via the coding sequence aTGCTAATGATTAGGAGGATGATTAAAGTTCCGAAGTCATTAACAACACTAGCTTACCTTAGCAAACTTGATGACAACTATGGTGGCGAAAGAAGGGAAATGACCAAGTATACAAGGTCACGAAATGGTTGTAGAAAATGCAAGGAGCTAAAGATTAAATGTGATGAGCAGAGACCTCGATGCCAAAACTGTATACGCCGGAATTTCCAACCCTGTGATTACAGTAAGGTTTTACAGTGGGGTGGTAGACCTGGTAAAAAGAACAACCAGCAGCAGCTACAGGGATTAGTTTGTAAACCGACACCAAAACCTTCGCCTCTACCTACCTTCCAGCCAGATACCCTTTTGCAAGATTTATTTGTGCAGAACCATCAAAGTATTCCTTCCAACTGTTTTGATATtgagaataataataatgaaaatagtGATGAATACAACGATCGATTACCACTTATATCAACAGGTGACACTTCTCTTCATTCCCTAAGAACTCCATGGAGCGCCTCTGTGGCATTCTCTAAAATTCCTTTATCTTCATTGCAATTACCTTCACCACTACCAGACGTCCTGTTAAACACTCCTCATTATCTAAACTTATTCGAATTTTACATGAGGGAAACTGCATATCTTTTAGTCCCTTTGCCAAGAGAATTATATTCTGATAATCCATTCTGTTGGAGATTTGGACAAATGGCTCTAGCATGCCCTACACTATTATATCTGTTATTGGCGTTTAGTGCAAACCATAGAACTATGATAGCGACACAGAAGAGAAAATTAGAACTACCATCTTTAGAAGAACCTTGGAATCTTGAATCTTCTAGCGAATCATCACTTGCTCCATTTGGTGATGTTGAAACTGGTAATACTTTAACCAATGAATTATTGACCATaactttcaacaatttATTGGTAGATTTAACGAATGAACAAAGGAGGAAAAGTGACTGTACTTTGGCTACGATAATGATGTTGGCGGCATTTGACATTTTTTTCAGCGATAGACGACGTAAATGGAGAGCGCATGTAAACGGAGCCGGGAGGTTGATCATGGAACGTCTTTGCGGTTCAGATTGTAATATGCTGACCCTACAAGATAGTGAGGAACAAACCgatttattcttcttaacAAGATGGTTTTCCTACTTAGACATTATTGGTTCTTTATCTTCGACAAGCAGGGTTATTACTAcagaaaaattacaagcCATCAAATACAAGTCCATGTTAACAGACCCTAGTGTGCTAAAATCGAGGAGAATTAATTTAAGTGATTTGGAAGCTGGGACTGGATTCGAGTATACTATACTTTCTTATTTAGCCGAGGTCTCTTCGCTCATCAAGGAGAAAGAGAGTGAACAAGATGAAACTGGTATGGAAAGAATGTCTCAAGAGATGCTTGCAAAAGTTCTGGAATTAGACTACGAGATTAACActtatttggaaaattcagAACGGGAGAGGAGTCAAATTTACGAAAAATACTATTCTAAAAAACCCTGGGAAAATTATAGAGGTTATTATAATTTAAGAATCACTAATCTAATATTTGGCTTAACGGGCTCTTATCAGTTAAAACGTCGAGTACttaatttaccattagaCAGTAAAATAGTACAAGACCTCTTAGTCAGGATTACCAAACTCGTGGACGAAAATGTTCCCTTAGCGGCTTCTTCTACTAGCTgtctttctttttgtcTCTTTTCCTGTGGTTGTGAGCTGTTAAATGATTCTATGGCCCAATATAGACCCATATACATGGAAAGAATAGATGCCTTGAATAAGGAGGGTGTTAATTGTGCTGCAATGGCCAAAAGTATTATGGAAAAATGCTGGAAATttaagaagaattggtggGATATCCTACGCGAAGAAAATCTGGACATCACCTTTGCAATTTAA
- the BAT1 gene encoding branched-chain-amino-acid transaminase BAT1 (highly similar to uniprot|P38891 Saccharomyces cerevisiae YHR208W BAT1 Mitochondrial branched-chain amino acid aminotransferase homolog of murine ECA39 highly expressed during logarithmic phase and repressed during stationary phase), producing MLKRLSSNSNFSKGLWKILNQRNMSTSKLDASKLQVTRVSQKSQPKPNDQLVFGKTFTDHMLSIEWTMEKGWDAPVIKPYGPITLDPASCVFHYAFELFEGLKAYRTKDGKITMFRPDKNMERMNKSAARICLPTFDSDELIKLIGKLIEEDKHLVPEGQGYSLYIRPTMIGTTDGLGVGYPDRALLYVITSPVGPYYKTGFKAVKLLATDFATRAWPGGVGDKKLGANYAPCILPQLQAADKGYQQNLWLFGPEKNITEVGTMNVFFVFKDSKTGKKELVTAPLDGTILEGVTRDSVLSLARERLDPKEWEVNERYYTIYEVSERSKKGELVEAFGSGTAAVVSPIKEIGWQDEDIQVPLLPGEQSGELTKDVANWIAAIQYGKEVHGNWSRVVADVN from the coding sequence ATGTTAAAGAGACTAAGTAGTAATAGTAACTTTAGTAAAGGTCTCTGGAAGATACTGAACCAAAGAAACATGAGTACCAGTAAATTAGACGCAAGCAAATTGCAAGTGACAAGAGTCTCACAAAAGTCTCAACCAAAGCCCAACGATCAGTTGGTCTTTGGTAAGACATTCACTGACCACATGTTGTCCATTGAATGGACTATGGAGAAAGGATGGGATGCTCCTGTTATCAAGCCATATGGCCCCATCACTTTAGATCCTGCAAGTTGTGTTTTCCACTATGCatttgaattatttgaaggTCTAAAGGCCTACAGAACcaaagatggtaaaattacCATGTTCAGACCTGATAAGAACATGGAACGTATGAACAAGAGTGCTGCTAGAATTTGCTTGCCAACTTTTGACTCCGACGAATTGATCAAGTTGATCGGTAAATTGATCGAAGAAGATAAACATTTGGTGCCAGAAGGCCAAGGTTATTCCCTTTACATCAGACCTACCATGATTGGTACTACTGATGGTCTTGGTGTGGGCTATCCTGACAGAGCTCTATTGTATGTTATCACCTCTCCTGTGGGTCCATACTACAAGACAGGTTTCAAGGCAGTTAAGTTATTGGCAACTGATTTTGCTACCAGAGCTTGGCCAGGTGGTGTCGGTGACAAGAAGTTGGGTGCAAACTATGCCCCATGTATCTTGCCTCAATTGCAAGCTGCTGACAAGGGTTACCAACAAAACTTGTGGTTATTTGGCCCTGAGAAAAACATCACTGAAGTGGGAACCATGAACGTCTTCTTTGTGTTCAAGGATTCTAAGACTGGTAAGAAAGAATTAGTGACAGCTCCATTGGACGGTACTATCTTGGAAGGTGTTACTAGAGACTCTGTCCTATCATTGGCAAGAGAGAGATTGGATCCAAAGGAATGGGAAGTTAATGAAAGATATTACACTATTTACGAAGTTTCCGAAAGATCCAAGAAGGGTGAATTGGTGGAAGCATTCGGTTCAGGTACCGCTGCTGTCGTCTCGCcaatcaaagaaattggatggcaagatgaagatatcCAAGTTCCACTTTTGCCAGGTGAACAAAGTGGTGAGTTGACAAAGGACGTTGCCAATTGGATCGCTGCTATTCAATATGGTAAGGAAGTACACGGCAACTGGTCAAGAGTTGTGGCCGATGTtaattaa
- the FAU1 gene encoding 5-formyltetrahydrofolate cyclo-ligase (similar to uniprot|P40099 Saccharomyces cerevisiae YER183C FAU1 5 10-methenyltetrahydrofolate synthetase involved in folic acid biosynthesis) — protein sequence MSKKAVRLAVKEALHKVTSKEVEIQSRCIASALRPLLESHHDVACYMSMDQGEIDTSYLMEWLFEQGKKVYLPRCTSTTKTGQVPLRAVGASGGHPHLTFHSMDSWEKVKLLEPRGKYNLREPEAESPAPLPPRLDVMLVPGLAFDPSRGTRLGHGAGYYDDFFQRYQLQHKGEKPLLVGLALIEQLRGSIPTDSHDWTMDCIVSGDGKVQWITN from the coding sequence ATGAGCAAGAAGGCAGTTAGATTGGCGGTCAAGGAGGCTCTTCATAAAGTTACATCCAAGGAGGTTGAAATTCAATCTCGTTGTATAGCTTCAGCCCTCAGACCACTGTTGGAATCACATCACGATGTAGCTTGCTATATGAGCATGGATCAAGGTGAGATTGACACGAGCTATTTGATGGAATGGTTATTTGAACAAGGCAAGAAAGTATATTTACCAAGATGCACTTCCACTACCAAAACTGGACAAGTACCATTGAGGGCAGTGGGTGCCTCCGGCGGACATCCTCATCTTACATTCCATTCGATGGATTCTTGGGAGAAAGTAAAATTGTTGGAACCCAGAGGTAAATATAATTTGAGGGAGCCTGAAGCTGAGTCACCAGCGCCATTACCACCTCGTTTAGATGTTATGTTAGTACCCGGACTAGCGTTTGATCCCAGCAGAGGGACGAGGTTGGGCCATGGTGCTGGTTATTACGACgacttctttcaaagatatcAATTACAGCATAAAGGTGAAAAGCCATTACTTGTGGGACTTGCGCTTATAGAACAACTACGTGGATCCATACCAACAGATTCTCACGATTGGACTATGGATTGTATTGTAAGCGGTGATGGTAAAGTACAATGGATAACTAATTAA
- the FMP10 gene encoding Fmp10p (similar to uniprot|P40098 Saccharomyces cerevisiae YER182W FMP10 The authentic non-tagged protein was localized to the mitochondria) gives MFRRLATNTFKRCYTYSKGPASFTVRPKPKQRKWVPWTIFGTSFITGLLITQHMTLTDFLAFWKYDKLPQGSPEVDNYKLELTQRCENLSVVKQLKQTGFTEVFPNRREEDLLVAHTLDTPGGIAISPRFYYNPLTKETVGIYHLGMKLTGYPFIVHGGILATVLEDLMREAVKIIRAKPGEKTKELALSYKMPTFANQFVIVRTTKVEEFGKNTKLHAQIMDQTGNTTLISGKGTFST, from the coding sequence ATGTTTAGACGGTTGGCAACTAAtactttcaaaagatgctATACATATTCTAAGGGCCCTGCTAGTTTTACAGTAAGACCAAAACCcaaacaaagaaaatgggTACCGTGGACCATCTTTGGGACAAGTTTTATTACTGGGTTATTGATCACACAACATATGACATTGACTGATTTCCTAGCGTTCTGGAAATATGACAAGTTGCCACAGGGATCTCCAGAAGTTGATAACTacaaattggaattgacCCAGAGGTGTGAGAATTTATCAGTTGTTAAACAGTTAAAGCAAACTGGTTTTACAGAAGTTTTCCCCAATAGACGTGAAGAGGATTTATTAGTGGCTCATACGTTGGATACGCCTGGTGGAATAGCTATATCGCCTAGATTTTATTACAATCCATTAACCAAGGAAACAGTGGGTATCTACCATTTGGGAATGAAATTAACTGGGTACCCCTTTATTGTTCATGGTGGTATTCTTGCCACTGTCTTGGAAGATCTGATGCGAGAGGCAGTCAAGATTATAAGGGCCAAGCCTGGTGAAAAGACCAAAGAACTTGCTTTATCATACAAAATGCCCACATTTGCCAATCAATTCGTCATTGTGAGAACGACgaaagtggaagaattcGGCAAGAATACTAAACTACATGCTCAAATAATGGATCAAACTGGCAATACAACTCTCATCAGTGGTAAGGGTACATTTTCTACGTAG
- the SET5 gene encoding S-adenosylmethionine-dependent methyltransferase (similar to uniprot|P38890 Saccharomyces cerevisiae YHR207C SET5) → MHLQIQTLSLNDDSGSLPAASIVPSNQQVCDSILLLWREEPASEDYNLEELLKVVKERHSEWKLSVESLRKLLQSHSLYATDEKSLQIYSDKVRMPEMAEGEVKLPRSVRIGACSGDKQRGLFATNALKAGDMIFEDLPLVVVPPMDKLVLMQSGKACPLCGSSVSHSQHTIIMNGLDCGECGAVWCSKNCKKNDLTHTSLRHTRSRCRQINLNGWKKYESFCKQYVFVAAYSIGIIYASMILDKNGKNGVHPKFQLLADVSQRIRKDSSDSTNLGGTLDASSGAFTSDDPEPMWTQALDLFKEAFPELDDMDMEAYLNCIGKFNINQVSGQIFPVYSFINHDCEPNVRYEIDDKLRLKLYARKHIKKGEELLTTYVNPLHGVKLRRRELRVNWGFLCHCDRCNRELTKRKEKLTSPTPSAHHSPANSFSDKNRRKSSMRNARPDLHELLKNGQEFDLEIPDNLETHHRKTSVRFDNNVSVAVDE, encoded by the coding sequence ATGCACTTGCAAATTCAAACTTTGTCATTGAATGATGATAGTGGATCTCTACCTGCAGCAAGTATAGTGCCAAGTAATCAGCAGGTATGTGATAGCATTCTATTGCTGTGGAGGGAAGAGCCTGCAAGTGAAGACTAtaatttagaagaattgttaaaaGTGGTCAAGGAGAGGCACAGTGAGTGGAAATTATCAGTAGAGTCACTAAGAAAGCTTTTACAGAGCCATAGCTTATATGCTACCGATGAGAAGAGTTTACAAATCTATAGTGATAAAGTGCGAATGCCAGAAATGGCTGAAGGGGAGGTCAAATTACCTCGAAGCGTTAGGATAGGAGCCTGTTCTGGAGATAAGCAAAGAGGCCTTTTTGCTACTAATGCTTTAAAAGCTGGTGATATGATTTTTGAGGACTTACCACTGGTAGTAGTACCGCCcatggataaattggttCTTATGCAATCTGGGAAAGCATGTCCATTGTGTGGATCTTCGGTCAGTCATAGTCAACATACGATTATCATGAATGGCCTTGATTGTGGTGAATGCGGTGCCGTTTGGTGTAGTAAGAACTGTAAGAAGAATGATTTGACCCATACAAGTTTAAGGCACACAAGGAGTAGATGTAGGCAGATAAATTTAAATGGCTGGAAAAAATACGAAAGTTTTTGTAAACAATACGTATTCGTGGCAGCCTACTCAATTGGTATTATCTATGCCTCTATGATTCTCGACAAGAATGGCAAAAATGGGGTCCATCCCAAATTTCAATTATTGGCAGATGTTTCACAACGTATAAGGAAGGATTCGAGTGATTCAACAAATTTAGGTGGTACTTTAGATGCCTCTAGTGGTGCGTTCACCTCAGATGATCCTGAACCCATGTGGACTCAAGCCTTAGATTTGTTTAAAGAGGCCTTCCCCGAATTAGATGATATGGACATGGAAGCTTATTTGAACTGCATTGGTAAGTTCAATATAAACCAGGTATCAGGTCAAATCTTTCCAGTTTATTCGTTCATTAACCACGATTGTGAGCCAAACGTTCGTTACGAGATTGATGATAAATTGAGGTTAAAGCTTTACGCGAGGAAACATATTAAGAAGGGTGAAGAACTATTGACCACGTACGTAAATCCTCTTCATGGTGTCAAattgagaagaagagagtTACGAGTTAATTGGGGGTTTTTATGCCATTGTGATCGTTGTAATCGAGAATTGacaaagagaaaagaaaaattgacttCACCCACACCGTCTGCTCACCATTCACCTGCAAACAGTTTTAGTGATAAAAATCGTAGAAAATCTTCCATGAGAAATGCAAGACCTGATTTACACgaacttttaaaaaatggtcaagaatttgatttaGAAATTCCAGATAATCTGGAAACACATCATAGAAAAACATCTGTTAGATTCGATAATAATGTTTCAGTTGCGGTAGATGAATAA
- the SKN7 gene encoding kinase-regulated stress-responsive transcription factor SKN7 (similar to uniprot|P38889 Saccharomyces cerevisiae YHR206W), whose translation MNLSNDTDISRPSTSASTNLGIVNSASQNNGNNNNTIKAPSNDFVRKLFGILERCEYPDIVRWTEKGESFVVLDTGKFTTQILPNHFKHSNFASFVRQLNKYDFHKVKKSPEERQNSQYGELSWEFRHPYFTIHNEEALDNIKRKTTVQKKIMLDDSTVLLKPNSGTQTGTEERAGANLILGNAVTKDKFNLLKRRVDRLQKDLDSAKEESYNAKLEFQKLNSKYNTVVESLFTFKTVNDNLMNNFNILCSVLNNRGIELPPHIYQDPRLKQNSGTQQQAQAATSAATQATTSASNSTAGMSPMQNKPFDPLNSAVNAMVPGPVPLSASLSNHNAVNAAAELQLPLPNMNHGPTITTDKGDKLPETYDSFVLREGFHVLLVEDDAVCIQLCSKFLRKYGCTVEVVTDGLAAISTLEKFRYDLVLMDIVMPNLDGATATSIVRSFDIHTPIIAMTGNIEDQDLITYLQHGMNDILAKPFTKDDLHSMLIRYLRDRVPLIKQQEQRAHATNEHHHHHGSTADNGTGTGTANGNSGGGVNHGSNSGDNSNGNGPHSVDRNGYASSEADSQPELLTRSQSHSQMQGSLDDTTTNPPGVPPQSLPPTSGQAHGPGRGVPLSTTASGHSSSAVSDHDVKGLVDDEPLLKKQRV comes from the coding sequence ATGAATTTGAGTAACGATACTGATATCAGTCGACCCAGTACATCGGCATCTACAAACCTGGGGATCGTCAATAGTGCTAGTCAaaacaatggtaataacaacaatacTATAAAGGCACCGTCTAATGATTTTGTGAGaaaattatttggaattttagAGAGATGTGAATATCCTGATATTGTTCGTTGGACGGAGAAAGGTGAAAGTTTTGTGGTACTGGATACTGGGAAATTTACCACTCAAATCTTACCCAACCATTTTAAGCATTCGAATTTTGCATCGTTTGTTAGACAGTTGAACAAATACGATTTCCACAAAGTAAAAAAGAGTCCAGAGGAAAGACAAAATTCTCAATATGGTGAGTTATCATGGGAATTCAGACATCCGTATTTTACCATCCATAACGAAGAAGCTCTTGATAATATCAAAAGGAAGACAACTGTACAAAAGAAGATAATGTTGGATGATTCAACGGTACTTCTAAAACCCAATAGTGGAACACAGACTGGTACAGAGGAAAGGGCAGGAGCTAATTTAATCTTGGGGAATGCGGTGACAAAGGATAAGTTCAACCTTTTGAAGAGAAGGGTGGATCGTTTACAAAAGGATTTAGATTCTGCTAAGGAGGAAAGTTACAATGCAAAATTAgagtttcaaaaattgaattctaAATATAACACAGTGGTCGAAAGtcttttcactttcaaAACGGTTAACGATAATCTgatgaacaattttaaCATTCTTTGTTCAGTTCTAAACAATCGTGGTATTGAGCTGCCGCCCCATATCTATCAAGATCCACGTTTAAAGCAAAATTCAGGAACCCAACAACAGGCACAGGCTGCCACTTCTGCTGCCACACAGGCGACAACTTCAGCTTCTAACTCCACAGCAGGTATGAGCCCAATGCAAAATAAGCCATTCGATCCTCTAAATAGTGCTGTAAATGCAATGGTTCCTGGTCCCGTACCGTTATCAGCATCTTTATCAAACCATAACGCTGTTAATGCTGCCGCGGAGTTACAATTACCATTGCCTAATATGAATCATGGGCCTACAATAACAACGGATAAAGGTGACAAATTGCCCGAAACTTACGACAGCTTTGTACTAAGGGAGGGATTTCACGTATTGTTAGTAGAAGACGATGCTGTTTGCATTCAACTGTGCTCCAAATTTCTGAGAAAATACGGTTGTACTGTGGAAGTGGTTACAGACGGGCTAGCAGCTATTTCtactttggaaaaatttcgtTATGATCTAGTCCTAATGGATATTGTCATGCCCAATTTAGATGGTGCAACGGCAACATCAATAGTTCGAAGCTTTGATATTCATACACCGATAATCGCCATGACGGGGAACATCGAAGATCAAGATTTAATAACTTATTTACAGCATGGGATGAATGACATTTTAGCAAAACCATTTACCAAGGATGATCTTCACTCTATGTTAATTCGTTATTTGAGAGATAGAGTACCTTTGATCAAACAACAGGAGCAACGTGCTCATGCAACAAATgaacatcatcatcatcacgGTTCAACAGCAGATAATGGTACAGGTACTGGTACTGCAAATGGTAatagtggtggtggtgttaaTCATGGGAGTAATAGCGGtgataatagtaatggCAACGGTCCTCATAGTGTGGATAGAAATGGTTATGCATCTTCAGAAGCAGATTCTCAACCGGAATTACTTACTAGATCACAATCACATTCACAAATGCAAGGTTCCTTGGATGATACTACTACCAATCCTCCCGGTGTTCCTCCTCAGTCACTGCCACCAACATCCGGCCAAGCACACGGTCCAGGAAGAGGTGTGCCACTATCAACAACCGCTTCAGGACATTCATCATCTGCAGTATCTGACCATGACGTTAAAGGGTTAGTGGATGATGAGCCgttattgaagaagcaaCGAGTATAA
- the SCH9 gene encoding serine/threonine protein kinase SCH9 (similar to uniprot|P11792 Saccharomyces cerevisiae YHR205W SCH9 protein kinase involved in growth control may be redundant with cAMP pathway cAMP-dependent protein kinase homolog suppressor of cdc25ts) — MMNFFGSNKVASTGDSDSRNGDSINGSDSNNNGNNNNNNGSANHIGTTLSSNLGTGFFPSFTSQTATPTTAVSQNSYAMGTTGVTSENVLSHMKAMNEGGDAPGATFQSTTSSSQLSSQFPQNDSGMQETRLAKGQQQQQQPPLPQQQQQQRQHLNQAQVHHLTLPTGGDSTRLGGASSTGLETEVPLGSLTVTIVEARNLLTRSATAQPYVVCTFESSEFISDGPESVDNKPFHGSGWQQPGLPAIPENAAKHRPLYTHRSSSNLNKMREDADTQLEQHSSTNSSNPMWHHKTTFDVLGACSELEISVYDAAHDDMFLGQVRLRPRIQNTRKASQSQWHALQKRVLDEHVSGDILISWQYTSTKKRQYGPSDFEVLRLLGKGTFGQVYQVKKKDSQRIYAMKVLSKKVIIKKNEIAHTIGERNILVRTASQLCPFIVGLKFSFQTPADLYLVTDYMSGGELFWHLQKEGRFSEDRAKFYIAELVMALEYLHDNDIVYRDLKPENILLDANGNIALCDFGLSKAELKDRTNTFCGTTEYLAPELLLDETGYTKMVDFWSLGVLIFEMCCGWSPFFAEDNQKMYQKIAFGKVKFPRDVLSPEGRSFVKGLLNRNPKHRLGAVDDGRELRAHPFFADIDWEALRQRKIPPPFKPHLNSDVDTSNFDPEFTQTSTSYLNKNAPIAATPLSPAMQAKFAGFTFVDESAMDEHYNTTYNNRKFLQNSYFMEPGSFIPGNPDLPPDEDVIDDQIDDDDPNDDFNQSKHLHGVGQVDYEGDQHMDDEFVSGRFEI; from the coding sequence atgatgaatttctttGGGTCTAATAAAGTTGCCAGTACTGGGGACAGTGATAGTAGGAATGGTGACAGTATCAACGGTAgtgatagtaataataacggtaataataacaataacaatggCAGTGCCAATCATATAGGAACGACGCTAAGTTCAAACTTAGGAACAGGATTTTTCCCCAGTTTTACTTCACAAACTGCTACTCCAACAACTGCAGTGAGTCAGAATTCCTATGCGATGGGTACAACTGGTGTTACTTCTGAAAATGTTTTGAGCCACATGAAGGCGATGAATGAAGGTGGAGATGCTCCTGGGGCTACTTTCCAATCTACAACGTCGTCTTCTCAATTGAGTTCACAGTTTCCCCAGAATGATAGTGGAATGCAGGAAACAAGACTTGCTAAGGgtcaacaacaacaacaacagccaCCACTTCcacagcaacagcaacaacaacgtCAACATCTAAATCAAGCACAGGTCCACCATTTAACGCTGCCAACCGGTGGTGATAGTACTAGGCTTGGAGGTGCTTCTTCTACGGGCTTGGAAACCGAAGTGCCACTAGGTAGTTTAACAGTTACAATTGTGGAGGCTAGAAACTTGTTGACCAGGTCCGCCACTGCTCAACCATACGTGGTTTgtacttttgaaagttCTGAATTTATATCAGATGGACCAGAATCTGTGGACAATAAACCATTCCATGGTAGTGGTTGGCAGCAACCTGGTTTACCTGCAATTCCAGAAAATGCAGCAAAACATAGGCCTCTTTACACACACAGGTCATCTTCAAACTTAAATAAAATGAGAGAGGACGCGGACACTCAGTTGGAACAACATAGTTCAACCAATAGTTCAAATCCAATGTGGCATCATAAGACAACGTTCGACGTTCTAGGGGCCTGTTCTGAATTAGAGATTTCCGTTTACGATGCAGCTCATGATGATATGTTTTTAGGTCAAGTCAGACTTCGTCCCAGAATTCAAAACACTCGTAAAGCATCTCAAAGCCAATGGCATGCCTTACAAAAGCGTGTATTAGATGAACATGTTTCTGGTGATATTCTAATCAGTTGGCAATATACATCGACGAAGAAGAGGCAGTATGGTCCAAGTGACTTTGAAGTTCTAAGACTATTGGGTAAGGGTACTTTTGGCCAAGTTTACCAAgtcaaaaagaaagattctCAGAGAATTTATGCCATGAAAGTTTTATCAAAGAAAGTTATCATTAAAAAGAACGAAATTGCACACACCATAGGTGAACGTAACATTTTAGTTCGTACAGCATCTCAACTGTGCCCTTTCATCGTCGGtctgaaattttctttccaaacTCCTGCAGATTTATATTTGGTTACAGATTACATGAGTGGTGGTGAATTATTTTGGCACTTACAGAAGGAAGGTAGATTCTCAGAGGACCGTGCCAAATTTTACATCGCAGAATTGGTAATGGCATTGGAATATTTGCACGATAACGATATCGTTTAcagagatttgaaacctgAAAACATCTTACTAGATGCCAATGGTAATATTGCGCTTTGCGATTTTGGACTTTCTAAAGCTGAATTAAAAGATCGTACAAATACCTTTTGCGGTACTACTGAATATTTAGCACCTGAGTTGTTGCTAGATGAAACTGGATATACAAAGATGGTCGACTTTTGGTCATTGGGTGTTTTAATATTCGAAATGTGTTGTGGTTGGTCTCCCTTCTTTGCTGAAGACAATCAAAAAATGTATCAAAAGATTGCCTTCGGTAAAGTTAAATTTCCTCGTGATGTTCTATCTCCTGAAGGTCGTTCCTTTGTTAAAGGTTTATTAAACAGAAATCCTAAACATCGTTTGGGAGCTGTCGATGATGGTAGAGAATTACGAGCCCATCCATTTTTTGCAGATATCGATTGGGAAGCCCTCAGACAACGTaaaataccaccaccattcAAACCACACCTAAATTCGGATGTAGACACATCAAACTTCGATCCTGAATTTACACAGACTTCAACAtcatatttgaataaaaatgcCCCCATTGCAGCAACGCCGTTGTCGCCAGCAATGCAAGCCAAATTCGCGGGGTTTACCTTTGTTGATGAGTCTGCCATGGATGAACATTACAATACTACTTACAACAATAGgaaatttttacaaaattcttATTTCATGGAACCAGGTTCATTTATCCCCGGTAATCCCGATTTACCGCCAGATGAAGACGTCATTGACGACCAAatcgatgatgatgatccCAATGACGATTTCAACCAATCCAAACATTTACATGGCGTGGGGCAAGTTGACTACGAAGGTGACCAACACATGGACGATGAGTTTGTCAGTGGTAGATTCGAGATATAG